A section of the Centroberyx gerrardi isolate f3 chromosome 8, fCenGer3.hap1.cur.20231027, whole genome shotgun sequence genome encodes:
- the LOC139911250 gene encoding E3 SUMO-protein ligase ZBED1-like has product TRWNSTLSMITRLQRNKDALRAKLDLHQQRSTPVMLNNAEFEKIKKLETLIEPCRYVTDLLGGEQYISCSVVLPALCHVFQVMEASDDDAGYVLRFKETFTTDLSKRKESTNVQWLKVATAVDPRFKDLKCLPRSEREEVWRLIKEETAQQPNKETREPEPPKKKMSLLLVASDSEDEGEAAADTSVDRYRAEPSISMEDYPLKWWSEHAGAYKSLAPLAQKYLATPATTVPCERLFSLSGHIVQKKRAALSSDNVNRLVCLSNWLKEKK; this is encoded by the exons acCAGATGGAACTCCACTCTGAGCATGATCACTCGGCTTCAAAGAAACAAAGATGCACTCAGAGCTAAACTTGATCTCCATCAGCAAAGAAGCACTCCAGTCATGCTGAACAATGCCGAATTCGAGAAAATCAAAAAACTTGAAACACTCATTGAACCCTGCAG GTATGTGACTGATCTCCTTGGGGGAGAACAATACATATCCTGCTCAGTGGTGCTGCCTGCACTGTGCCATGTGTTCCAGGTGATGGAAGCTTCTGATGATGATGCAGGCTATGTGCTCCGGTTTAAAGAGACCTTCACAACTGACCTTTCAAAGCGGAAAGAAAGCACCAATGTCCAATGGTTGAAAGTGGCAACAGCAGTCGACCCCAGATTTAAGGATCTGAAATGCCTTCCCAGATCTGAAAGGGAGGAAGTCTGGAGGTTGATTAAAGAAGAGACTGCCCAGCAGCCTAACaaagaaacaagagagccaGAACCACCTAAAAAGAAGATGAGCCTCCTGTTGGTTGCATCAGATTCAGAAGATGAAGGGGAGGCAGCAGCTGACACTTCTGTGGATCGGTACAGAGCAGAGCCCAGCATCTCCATGGAAGACTATCCATTGAAATGGTGGTCTGAACACGCAGGGGCCTACAAAAGCTTGGCACCTCTCGCACAGAAATACTTAGCTACACCTGCAACGACAGTACCATGTGAAAGACTGTTCTCACTCTCTGGTCACATTGtacagaagaagagagcagcacTGTCCTCTGATAATGTTAACAGACTGGTCTGTCTTAGCAATTGgcttaaagaaaagaaatag